From Marmota flaviventris isolate mMarFla1 chromosome X, mMarFla1.hap1, whole genome shotgun sequence, the proteins below share one genomic window:
- the LOC114096505 gene encoding actin-related protein T1: MSNPQTLDIPAVVFDNGSGLCKVGLSGEIGPRQVINSVVGHPKFNIPSARANRKKYFVGEEAQYRYDALYLHYPIERGLVTRWDDMEKLWKHLFEWDLGVKPSEQPILLTEPSLNPRETREKTAEILFEKFSVPALYLLNHAAGALYASACVTGLVVDSGDGITCTVPVFEGYSLPHAVTKLYVAGRDITEHLTRLLLARGCTFPCILNKAVVDDIKEKSCYISLEPEIEPSKRRQEVLTEFKLPDGNVIHMGDHLYQVPEVLFAPDQLGIHDPGLSKMVCSTISKCDADIQSNLFADIVLSGGTTLFPGLEERLMKELEEMAFRGTPIKITASPDRCFSAWIGASIMTSMSSFKQMWVTSEDFKEFGKFVVQRKCF, translated from the coding sequence ATGTCTAATCCACAGACATTGGACATCCCTGCAGTGGTTTTTGACAACGGCTCGGGACTCTGCAAGGTGGGCCTGTCTGGGGAGATTGGACCCCGTCAAGTCATCAACTCTGTCGTGGGGCATCCcaaattcaacatcccttcagCCAGGGCCAATCGCAAGAAGTACTTTGTGGGGGAAGAAGCCCAGTACAGGTATGATGCCTTATATCTGCACTACCCGATTGAGCGTGGACTGGTGACCAGGTGGGATGACATGGAGAAACTCTGGAAGCATCTTTTCGAGTGGGACCTGGGGGTGAAACCCAGCGAACAGCCCATCCTGCTGACAGAGCCTTCCCTGAACCCGAGAGAGACGCGCGAGAAGACTGCAGAGATCCTGTTTGAGAAATTCAGTGTGCCTGCGCTCTACCTGCTCAACCATGCGGCGGGAGCGCTGTATGCTTCGGCCTGCGTGACCGGCCTGGTGGTGGACAGTGGCGATGGGATCACTTGCACTGTCCCCGTCTTTGAGGGCTACTCCCTCCCGCACGCAGTCACCAAGCTCTATGTGGCAGGGAGGGACATCACAGAGCACCTCACGCGGCTCCTCCTTGCCCGAGGCTGTACCTTCCCTTGCATCCTCAACAAGGCCGTGGTGGATGACATCAAAGAGAAGTCCTGCTACATCTCCCTGGAGCCTGAGATAGAGCCATCCAAGAGGCGGCAGGAGGTCCTGACAGAATTCAAACTGCCCGATGGCAATGTCATCCACATGGGGGACCATCTATACCAGGTACCTGAGGTCCTCTTCGCGCCCGACCAGCTGGGCATCCATGACCCCGGGCTCTCCAAAATGGTCTGCAGCACAATCTCCAAGTGCGACGCTGACATCCAGAGCAACCTTTTTGCAGACATCGTGCTGTCTGGAGGCACCACGCTCTTCCCTGGGCTGGAGGAAAGGCTCATGAAAGAACTGGAAGAGATGGCTTTCAGGGGGACCCCCATCAAGATCACTGCTTCTCCTGACAGATGTTTCTCTGCGTGGATTGGTGCATCCATCATGACTTCTATGAGCAGTTTCAAGCAGATGTGGGTCACTTCTGAGGACTTTAAGGAATTTGGCAAATTCGTGGTTCAGAGAAAATGCTTTTGA